GGGGCTCTTCGTATGCACGCTAAACACTGTATCCGAGGAACCTCACCCGAGAGCAATCACCGGAAGCCCGGCGGCGATCTCCCCGGCGCGCAAACCGGAGGCGTCCACGTTGCCCTGCGCGAGCTCCTCGCCGAAGGTGGTCTGGCCAGTAGCCAGACGCAGCCACGTCTTCGCGTCCATCTCCACCACGTTTGGCGGGGTGCCGCGCGTGTGCCGCGGGCCCTCCACGCACTGCACGGCCACGAACGGGGGCACGCGCAACTCTACGGAGTGGCCGGGCAGCTCCTCGGCGAGGGTGCGGGCGGTTCGTCGGCAAGCATTCGCGATTTCGCTTCTCGACGACTCCCCCTCCCCCACCAGCCAGCCTGCGACCGCCTCAACGGCCTCGCGTGTCAGTGTCGGGTCCTGCTTCTGCGCCATAGGCCCCCATATTAAGGTGTCGGCATGTCAATTACCCCTG
Above is a genomic segment from Corynebacterium lujinxingii containing:
- a CDS encoding sterol carrier family protein, with product MAQKQDPTLTREAVEAVAGWLVGEGESSRSEIANACRRTARTLAEELPGHSVELRVPPFVAVQCVEGPRHTRGTPPNVVEMDAKTWLRLATGQTTFGEELAQGNVDASGLRAGEIAAGLPVIALG